Proteins found in one Camelus bactrianus isolate YW-2024 breed Bactrian camel chromosome 5, ASM4877302v1, whole genome shotgun sequence genomic segment:
- the ERFE gene encoding erythroferrone isoform X1: MRSTGEGGEATASACSRSPLPPLYPLPRTPFPILLPRFPNLCPAQHPLQCPLPSPHTTPVQRLPSPHPAPPAAAQHPLPSPHPPPSLPAAARAGAGRGRRPGTRALRTRRGIQARYKAPSRRARPRRRSRTSEGPAARMAPVCCPAKALMLMFAGLLAVGLGSPEPDAPSGNRAREEPPPENELPAGSAGRPLEPSSERAHSIDPRDAWMLFVRQSDRGVNSKRGSRGKARKLKLGLPGPPGPPGPQGPPGPIIPPEVLLKEFQLLLKGAVRKRECAEPELCARSPTRVPAAPREEEDEEAAAGGAGLLALLAAPLALGPRAPRVEAAFHCRLRRDASVERRALHELGVYYLPDTEGAFRRGPGLNLTSGQYTAPVAGFYALTATLHVALAEQPRRGPPRPRDRLRLLICIQSQCQHNASLEAVTGLESSSELFTVSVNGVLYLQTGQYTSVFLDNASGSSLTVRSGSHFSGVLLGV, translated from the exons ATGCGCTCGACAGGAGAGGGCGGTGAGGCCACCGCTAGCGCGTGCTCCCGGagccccctgcctcctctgtatcCCCTTCCTCGCACCCCCTTCCCGATCCTGCTCCCCCGCTTTCCTAACCTGTGCCCCGCCCAGCATCCCTTGCagtgcccccttccctctccgcACACAACCCCAGTGCAGCGGCTGCCCTCCCCGCACCCCGCACCGCCTGCTGCAGCGCagcaccctcttccctccccgcACCCTCCCCCCTCGCTGCCCGCTGCAGCGCGCGCGGGAGCCGGGAGGGGGCGCCGGCCGGGCACGCGCGCTCTCCGGACCCGGCGGGGGATTCAAGCGCGTTATAAGGCGCCGAGCCGGAGAGCGAGACCCAGACGGCGCTCTCGGACATCAGAGGGACCCGCCGCCCGCATGGCCCCCGTCTGCTGCCCGGCTAAAGCCCTGATGCTCATGTTCGCCGGCCTGCTGGCCGTCGGCCTCGGCTCCCCGGAGCCCGACGCACCCTCGGGGAACCGCGCCCGGGAGGAGCCGCCGCCCGAGAACGAGCTGCCCGCGGGGTCGGCCGGCCGCCCGCTG GAGCCCAGCAGCGAGCGAGCGCACAGCATCGACCCCCGAGATGCCTGGATGCTCTTTGTCAGGCAGAGTGACAGGGGCGTCAACAGCAAGAGGGGGAGCAGAGGCAAGGCCAGGAAGTTGAAG CTCGGCCTGCCGGGGCCCCCAGGGCCCCCTGGCCCCCAGGGTCCTCCAGGCCCCATCATCCCCCCTGAGGTACTGCTCAAGGAGTTCCAGCTGCTGCTGAAAG GCGCGGTGCGCAAGCGCGAGTGCGCGGAGCCCGAGCTCTGCGCGCGCAGCCCCACCCGGGTCCCCGCCGCCCCCCGGGAGGAGGAAGACGAGGAGGCGGCGGCAGGGGGCGCGGGCCTGCTGGCCCTGCTGGCCGCACCCCTGGCCCTGGGCCCGCGGGCGCCGCGCGTCGAGGCCGCCTTCCACTGCCGCCTGCGTCGGGACGCGTCGGTGGAGCGGCGCGCGCTGCATGAGCTCGGCGTCTACTACCTG CCCGACACTGAGGGCGCCTTCCGCCGCGGCCCGGGCCTGAACCTGACCAGCGGCCAGTACACGGCGCCCGTCGCCGGCTTCTACGCGCTCACCGCCACGCTGCACGTGG CGCTCGCAGAGCAGCCGAGGCGGGGGCCACCACGTCCCCGGGACCGCCTGCGCCTGCTCATCTGCATCCAGTCCCAGTGCCAGCACAACGC CTCCCTGGAGGCTGTCACAGGGCTGGAGAGCAGCAGTGAGCTCTTCACTGTCTCGGTAAACGGTGTCCTGTACCTGCAG ACGGGGCAGTACACTTCCGTCTTCCTGGACAACGCCAGCGGCTCCTCCCTCACAGTGCGCAGTGGCTCCCACTTCAGCGGTGTCCTCCTCGGCGTGTGA
- the ERFE gene encoding erythroferrone isoform X2: MRSTGEGGEATASACSRSPLPPLYPLPRTPFPILLPRFPNLCPAQHPLQCPLPSPHTTPVQRLPSPHPAPPAAAQHPLPSPHPPPSLPAAARAGAGRGRRPGTRALRTRRGIQARYKAPSRRARPRRRSRTSEGPAARMAPVCCPAKALMLMFAGLLAVGLGSPEPDAPSGNRAREEPPPENELPAGSAGRPLEPSSERAHSIDPRDAWMLFVRQSDRGVNSKRGSRGKARKLKLGLPGPPGPPGPQGPPGPIIPPEVLLKEFQLLLKGAVRKRECAEPELCARSPTRVPAAPREEEDEEAAAGGAGLLALLAAPLALGPRAPRVEAAFHCRLRRDASVERRALHELGVYYLPDTEGAFRRGPGLNLTSGQYTAPVAGFYALTATLHVALAEQPRRGPPRPRDRLRLLICIQSQCQHNAHSPAPPGEIHASDLVHLPVAHWFRRHPLPALSRHRAGVPQELQKNK; encoded by the exons ATGCGCTCGACAGGAGAGGGCGGTGAGGCCACCGCTAGCGCGTGCTCCCGGagccccctgcctcctctgtatcCCCTTCCTCGCACCCCCTTCCCGATCCTGCTCCCCCGCTTTCCTAACCTGTGCCCCGCCCAGCATCCCTTGCagtgcccccttccctctccgcACACAACCCCAGTGCAGCGGCTGCCCTCCCCGCACCCCGCACCGCCTGCTGCAGCGCagcaccctcttccctccccgcACCCTCCCCCCTCGCTGCCCGCTGCAGCGCGCGCGGGAGCCGGGAGGGGGCGCCGGCCGGGCACGCGCGCTCTCCGGACCCGGCGGGGGATTCAAGCGCGTTATAAGGCGCCGAGCCGGAGAGCGAGACCCAGACGGCGCTCTCGGACATCAGAGGGACCCGCCGCCCGCATGGCCCCCGTCTGCTGCCCGGCTAAAGCCCTGATGCTCATGTTCGCCGGCCTGCTGGCCGTCGGCCTCGGCTCCCCGGAGCCCGACGCACCCTCGGGGAACCGCGCCCGGGAGGAGCCGCCGCCCGAGAACGAGCTGCCCGCGGGGTCGGCCGGCCGCCCGCTG GAGCCCAGCAGCGAGCGAGCGCACAGCATCGACCCCCGAGATGCCTGGATGCTCTTTGTCAGGCAGAGTGACAGGGGCGTCAACAGCAAGAGGGGGAGCAGAGGCAAGGCCAGGAAGTTGAAG CTCGGCCTGCCGGGGCCCCCAGGGCCCCCTGGCCCCCAGGGTCCTCCAGGCCCCATCATCCCCCCTGAGGTACTGCTCAAGGAGTTCCAGCTGCTGCTGAAAG GCGCGGTGCGCAAGCGCGAGTGCGCGGAGCCCGAGCTCTGCGCGCGCAGCCCCACCCGGGTCCCCGCCGCCCCCCGGGAGGAGGAAGACGAGGAGGCGGCGGCAGGGGGCGCGGGCCTGCTGGCCCTGCTGGCCGCACCCCTGGCCCTGGGCCCGCGGGCGCCGCGCGTCGAGGCCGCCTTCCACTGCCGCCTGCGTCGGGACGCGTCGGTGGAGCGGCGCGCGCTGCATGAGCTCGGCGTCTACTACCTG CCCGACACTGAGGGCGCCTTCCGCCGCGGCCCGGGCCTGAACCTGACCAGCGGCCAGTACACGGCGCCCGTCGCCGGCTTCTACGCGCTCACCGCCACGCTGCACGTGG CGCTCGCAGAGCAGCCGAGGCGGGGGCCACCACGTCCCCGGGACCGCCTGCGCCTGCTCATCTGCATCCAGTCCCAGTGCCAGCACAACGC GCACTCACCCGCCCCTCCGGGTGAAATTCATGCGAGTGATCTTGTCCATCTTCCTGTGGCACACTGGTTCCGAAGGCACCCGCTTCCCGCTCTATCCCGGCACAGAGCTGGTGTCCCGCAGGAGTTGCAGAAGAACAAATGA
- the ERFE gene encoding erythroferrone isoform X3 codes for MRSTGEGGEATASACSRSPLPPLYPLPRTPFPILLPRFPNLCPAQHPLQCPLPSPHTTPVQRLPSPHPAPPAAAQHPLPSPHPPPSLPAAARAGAGRGRRPGTRALRTRRGIQARYKAPSRRARPRRRSRTSEGPAARMAPVCCPAKALMLMFAGLLAVGLGSPEPDAPSGNRAREEPPPENELPAGSAGRPLEPSSERAHSIDPRDAWMLFVRQSDRGVNSKRGSRGKARKLKLGLPGPPGPPGPQGPPGPIIPPEVLLKEFQLLLKGAVRKRECAEPELCARSPTRVPAAPREEEDEEAAAGGAGLLALLAAPLALGPRAPRVEAAFHCRLRRDASVERRALHELGVYYLRSQSSRGGGHHVPGTACACSSASSPSASTTPPWRLSQGWRAAVSSSLSR; via the exons ATGCGCTCGACAGGAGAGGGCGGTGAGGCCACCGCTAGCGCGTGCTCCCGGagccccctgcctcctctgtatcCCCTTCCTCGCACCCCCTTCCCGATCCTGCTCCCCCGCTTTCCTAACCTGTGCCCCGCCCAGCATCCCTTGCagtgcccccttccctctccgcACACAACCCCAGTGCAGCGGCTGCCCTCCCCGCACCCCGCACCGCCTGCTGCAGCGCagcaccctcttccctccccgcACCCTCCCCCCTCGCTGCCCGCTGCAGCGCGCGCGGGAGCCGGGAGGGGGCGCCGGCCGGGCACGCGCGCTCTCCGGACCCGGCGGGGGATTCAAGCGCGTTATAAGGCGCCGAGCCGGAGAGCGAGACCCAGACGGCGCTCTCGGACATCAGAGGGACCCGCCGCCCGCATGGCCCCCGTCTGCTGCCCGGCTAAAGCCCTGATGCTCATGTTCGCCGGCCTGCTGGCCGTCGGCCTCGGCTCCCCGGAGCCCGACGCACCCTCGGGGAACCGCGCCCGGGAGGAGCCGCCGCCCGAGAACGAGCTGCCCGCGGGGTCGGCCGGCCGCCCGCTG GAGCCCAGCAGCGAGCGAGCGCACAGCATCGACCCCCGAGATGCCTGGATGCTCTTTGTCAGGCAGAGTGACAGGGGCGTCAACAGCAAGAGGGGGAGCAGAGGCAAGGCCAGGAAGTTGAAG CTCGGCCTGCCGGGGCCCCCAGGGCCCCCTGGCCCCCAGGGTCCTCCAGGCCCCATCATCCCCCCTGAGGTACTGCTCAAGGAGTTCCAGCTGCTGCTGAAAG GCGCGGTGCGCAAGCGCGAGTGCGCGGAGCCCGAGCTCTGCGCGCGCAGCCCCACCCGGGTCCCCGCCGCCCCCCGGGAGGAGGAAGACGAGGAGGCGGCGGCAGGGGGCGCGGGCCTGCTGGCCCTGCTGGCCGCACCCCTGGCCCTGGGCCCGCGGGCGCCGCGCGTCGAGGCCGCCTTCCACTGCCGCCTGCGTCGGGACGCGTCGGTGGAGCGGCGCGCGCTGCATGAGCTCGGCGTCTACTACCTG CGCTCGCAGAGCAGCCGAGGCGGGGGCCACCACGTCCCCGGGACCGCCTGCGCCTGCTCATCTGCATCCAGTCCCAGTGCCAGCACAACGC CTCCCTGGAGGCTGTCACAGGGCTGGAGAGCAGCAGTGAGCTCTTCACTGTCTCGGTAA